Proteins encoded in a region of the Brevefilum fermentans genome:
- a CDS encoding ABC transporter permease codes for MKSRLGQIIDAFLPLFATLAALLVGAIMLIALGVNPLVAYQALLQGAFGSKNAFAETLVRATPLLLIGVGICIAYRGNVINIGGEGQMIMGALVGAYIGVTLTNFPGWLNITLGLLGGVVAGAIWGGIPGVLKAYFNVNEILSTVMMNAIAVQFKNYYLTGSLMDPSQADMASKIPQSARLEEIFRLPRLWQPTRLHLGSLIAVILAILVYILLWHTTTGYRIRAVGQNPHAAKYAGVKVKRYIVLALLLSGALAGLAGATQVYGVNYRMITDGSATGFTGGAGFNGIVAALFGQLHPILTIPASVLFGALIVGANAMQRVTQIPSALITALNGLVVVFVVSSDYWRIRRQRRRVSTDDSSDEESYLQSGDNSRTTGEVTP; via the coding sequence ATGAAATCTCGCTTAGGTCAAATTATTGATGCTTTTTTACCCTTATTCGCCACACTGGCTGCCCTGCTTGTCGGAGCGATCATGCTCATCGCCCTCGGTGTCAATCCACTTGTTGCCTACCAGGCACTTTTACAAGGTGCTTTCGGCAGCAAGAACGCCTTTGCCGAAACGCTTGTGCGGGCAACCCCCCTGTTGTTGATTGGTGTCGGTATATGTATCGCCTACCGTGGCAATGTCATTAACATCGGCGGCGAAGGCCAAATGATCATGGGGGCTTTGGTCGGAGCATATATTGGGGTTACCCTGACCAACTTCCCGGGCTGGTTAAATATTACTTTAGGCCTGTTAGGCGGTGTAGTTGCAGGCGCTATCTGGGGTGGGATACCCGGTGTTTTGAAAGCATATTTTAATGTAAATGAGATTTTAAGTACCGTAATGATGAACGCCATTGCTGTCCAGTTCAAAAACTACTATCTGACAGGCTCGTTGATGGACCCAAGCCAGGCGGATATGGCTTCAAAGATACCTCAGTCCGCGCGACTGGAAGAGATTTTTCGATTACCACGGCTGTGGCAGCCTACACGCTTGCACTTAGGCTCACTGATCGCGGTTATCCTGGCGATCTTAGTGTATATCTTGTTGTGGCACACAACAACCGGTTATCGCATCAGGGCTGTTGGACAGAATCCGCATGCAGCAAAATATGCTGGCGTAAAAGTGAAGCGTTATATCGTTCTGGCATTGCTCCTGAGCGGCGCTTTGGCGGGTCTAGCCGGTGCAACTCAGGTTTACGGCGTCAATTACCGCATGATTACAGATGGCTCAGCCACTGGTTTTACCGGGGGCGCTGGCTTTAACGGAATTGTCGCCGCCCTATTTGGTCAATTGCATCCAATTCTAACCATACCGGCTTCTGTCTTATTTGGCGCATTAATCGTTGGCGCAAACGCAATGCAAAGAGTAACGCAGATTCCTTCTGCGTTAATTACTGCGCTCAACGGTCTGGTGGTTGTCTTTGTTGTCAGCAGTGATTACTGGCGAATACGACGCCAACGAAGAAGGGTGTCGACAGATGATTCTTCTGATGAAGAGAGTTATTTGCAAAGTGGAGATAATTCACGTACTACAGGCGAGGTGACCCCATGA
- a CDS encoding ABC transporter permease — translation MISNLFSMTAFLGILASGIRLATPYLFASIGEMFSQRSGVLNLGVEGQMILGAFFAFYVAKITGNLWLGVLAAMGVGALMGLAMAIVTIELHATQGISGIGFYLFGVGMSNLLFQTLIGTVETVSGFPRIAIPLLSKIPIFGDIFFNQNILVYLAFLMVPLAWFILYKTTLGLKIRAVGENPQAADTLGVSVPKVRYFTIILGGTMSGLAGASLSIALLNVFQQGMTAGQGFIAVALVYFGAWKPWGVLGGALLFSLVNGLQLWIQVLGIPIPSEFSTMMPYFLTILVLTLTVSKVKTPSALTKPFEREG, via the coding sequence ATGATTTCTAATCTTTTTTCGATGACAGCCTTTCTGGGCATCCTCGCATCCGGAATAAGACTGGCAACGCCCTATTTATTTGCCTCTATTGGAGAAATGTTCAGCCAGCGCAGCGGGGTATTAAACCTTGGTGTCGAAGGTCAAATGATTTTGGGTGCATTTTTCGCATTTTATGTTGCCAAAATCACCGGAAATCTCTGGTTGGGCGTATTGGCTGCAATGGGCGTTGGCGCATTGATGGGGCTGGCAATGGCTATTGTGACAATTGAACTCCATGCCACGCAAGGAATCAGCGGGATTGGCTTCTACCTTTTTGGTGTGGGAATGAGCAACTTACTCTTTCAAACCTTGATAGGCACTGTCGAAACTGTGAGCGGTTTTCCTCGCATCGCCATCCCGCTACTCAGCAAGATTCCCATATTTGGAGATATTTTCTTCAACCAGAATATTCTTGTTTACCTTGCTTTTTTGATGGTTCCATTGGCCTGGTTTATCCTTTACAAAACAACCCTTGGTTTAAAAATCCGTGCTGTTGGTGAAAATCCCCAGGCTGCCGACACTTTAGGTGTTAGCGTTCCAAAAGTGCGTTATTTCACCATCATTTTAGGTGGAACGATGTCGGGGTTGGCTGGCGCGTCGTTATCCATTGCTTTATTGAACGTTTTCCAACAGGGTATGACTGCGGGTCAGGGATTTATTGCTGTAGCTCTGGTTTATTTTGGAGCCTGGAAACCCTGGGGTGTCCTTGGCGGCGCATTGTTATTCAGTTTAGTTAATGGTCTTCAGCTATGGATTCAGGTCCTGGGCATACCTATACCATCGGAATTTTCCACAATGATGCCTTATTTCCTGACAATTTTAGTCCTGACACTTACTGTTTCAAAGGTCAAGACGCCATCTGCATTAACCAAACCATTTGAGCGTGAAGGGTAA
- a CDS encoding BMP family lipoprotein translates to MKNLVKYLSLLLIFVFVLAACGKPTADEPSVAEEPEVVKEPEVAEKLRIAIVSPSEYNDFAFTQSIYDAMTLFETTHDIEWAFSGMMFNVDDAAAALRDYAAQGYQLVIGHGSQYGSSMQEIAPDFPETSFAWGTTVETFGQPNIYAYEAASHEGGYVMGVMAAMLSKTKVIGVVGPIETGDAKLYVDGFVAGVLATDPTINVRVTYIGSFGDIALAAEAAETHLAAGADVMTGTAQMVVGAIGKCEEAGAYWFGTQAEQSTFAPNTVVASQVYHWEVVLEDMVARRAKNQLGGEYFLINLANGGQVIAFNENVTIPAEVMEAAQATIQGIIDGTITINLP, encoded by the coding sequence ATGAAGAATTTAGTTAAATACCTGTCCCTTTTACTGATTTTTGTGTTTGTATTAGCTGCCTGTGGAAAACCTACAGCGGATGAGCCCTCAGTCGCAGAAGAACCTGAAGTAGTCAAAGAGCCAGAGGTAGCTGAAAAACTGCGAATTGCCATTGTTTCACCAAGTGAGTACAACGATTTTGCTTTTACGCAAAGCATTTATGACGCAATGACCCTGTTTGAGACCACACATGATATCGAATGGGCTTTCTCAGGCATGATGTTTAATGTTGATGACGCCGCCGCAGCTCTTCGAGATTATGCCGCCCAGGGCTATCAATTGGTCATTGGTCACGGCTCGCAGTATGGCTCCTCCATGCAGGAAATCGCACCGGATTTTCCAGAAACCAGTTTTGCCTGGGGAACCACCGTTGAAACCTTTGGACAACCCAATATTTACGCTTACGAAGCTGCCTCCCATGAGGGCGGTTATGTGATGGGCGTGATGGCTGCTATGCTGTCAAAGACCAAGGTGATTGGTGTGGTTGGTCCCATCGAAACCGGAGATGCGAAGCTCTATGTGGATGGTTTCGTCGCAGGCGTGTTGGCTACAGATCCTACAATTAATGTTCGTGTGACCTATATTGGCTCCTTCGGTGATATTGCTCTGGCAGCAGAAGCCGCCGAAACACATCTCGCTGCTGGTGCAGACGTTATGACCGGCACAGCGCAAATGGTCGTTGGAGCAATTGGTAAATGTGAAGAAGCTGGGGCTTACTGGTTTGGCACTCAGGCTGAGCAGTCGACCTTTGCTCCAAACACCGTTGTTGCCAGCCAGGTTTACCATTGGGAAGTTGTCCTGGAAGATATGGTCGCAAGGCGTGCTAAGAATCAACTCGGTGGTGAGTACTTCCTCATTAACCTTGCCAACGGCGGTCAGGTTATAGCCTTCAATGAAAATGTTACTATTCCCGCAGAGGTGATGGAAGCTGCTCAAGCAACCATTCAAGGGATTATCGATGGGACAATAACTATCAATTTGCCCTAA
- a CDS encoding ABC transporter ATP-binding protein, translating to MTGTNILPSEGPIIRTMKMVNITKRFPGVLANENVDFDVNAHEVHALLGENGAGKSTLMKILYGMYQQDSGDIFINDNLVKITSPTHAINLGIGMIHQHFMLVDTLTVTENVALGLKSSRAFLTDLDVVANRIQALAKTYGLQIDPDAYIWQLSVGQQQRVEIIKALYRGAALLILDEPTAVLTPQEVDELFAIMRQMAKDGYALIFISHKLHEVIDISHRVTVLRNGKNMGTRPTSEVTKADLANWMVGHQIDFITTTKRIERGGVGLKLENISCGSDRGTVGLSEVNLDVYCGEILGLAGVSGNGQRELAEVMAGLRKPTSGLIYLHGEDVTNFDPDRLIRKMLSYIPEERMRDGMIGNFSVSENLILREHAQPKFSTKSGFLKPKEIILHSIRMIQQFKIKTPSQKTLAKSLSGGNIQKVVLARELSRKPGAIIAAQPTRGLDIGAAEYVREQLISQRNDGTAVLLISEDLDEIFALSDRIAVIYEGKIMGILDRDQATREKVGLLMAGIREEDHQDVPL from the coding sequence ATGACAGGTACGAATATTCTTCCTTCTGAAGGCCCTATCATCCGAACAATGAAAATGGTCAATATCACCAAGCGGTTTCCTGGTGTACTTGCCAACGAAAACGTTGATTTCGATGTGAATGCACATGAGGTGCATGCCTTGCTGGGTGAAAATGGTGCTGGCAAAAGCACGCTGATGAAAATTTTGTATGGCATGTATCAGCAAGATAGCGGAGATATTTTCATTAATGACAATTTAGTCAAAATCACCTCCCCAACCCATGCGATCAACCTTGGCATTGGTATGATCCATCAACATTTCATGCTCGTGGACACCCTAACCGTAACCGAAAATGTCGCATTAGGGCTGAAATCATCTAGGGCTTTCCTCACTGATTTAGATGTAGTTGCTAATCGAATTCAAGCATTGGCAAAAACATATGGCTTGCAAATCGACCCTGATGCGTATATTTGGCAACTTTCGGTCGGCCAGCAACAGCGGGTGGAAATTATTAAAGCCCTTTATCGAGGTGCGGCGTTGTTAATTCTTGATGAGCCTACAGCCGTGTTGACACCTCAAGAAGTCGATGAATTGTTCGCCATTATGCGTCAAATGGCGAAGGATGGTTATGCACTAATTTTTATTTCTCACAAACTACACGAAGTTATTGATATTAGTCATCGGGTGACCGTCTTACGCAACGGCAAAAATATGGGCACGCGTCCAACCTCCGAAGTCACCAAAGCTGACCTTGCCAATTGGATGGTTGGTCATCAGATAGACTTTATTACCACCACAAAACGCATTGAAAGAGGTGGCGTTGGGCTGAAACTGGAAAACATTTCTTGTGGGAGCGATCGCGGAACTGTCGGGCTTTCTGAGGTTAATCTCGATGTATATTGCGGCGAGATATTGGGGCTCGCAGGAGTTTCTGGAAACGGGCAGCGTGAACTGGCTGAGGTCATGGCTGGTTTGCGCAAGCCAACTTCAGGGCTTATTTACCTGCATGGCGAAGATGTGACCAATTTTGATCCTGACCGCTTGATTAGAAAAATGTTATCATACATCCCTGAGGAACGGATGCGTGATGGGATGATCGGAAATTTTTCGGTTTCTGAAAACTTGATATTGCGAGAACATGCACAACCAAAATTTTCTACAAAAAGCGGCTTTCTAAAACCGAAAGAGATCATTTTACATTCTATACGTATGATTCAGCAATTCAAAATAAAAACACCCTCTCAAAAAACATTGGCAAAGAGCCTTTCCGGCGGAAATATCCAAAAAGTCGTTTTGGCACGTGAACTATCACGTAAACCCGGTGCAATTATTGCTGCACAACCCACGCGCGGTCTGGATATTGGTGCTGCTGAATACGTCCGTGAACAACTCATTTCGCAAAGAAATGATGGCACCGCTGTCCTTTTAATCTCTGAAGATCTGGATGAGATTTTTGCACTTTCCGATCGAATTGCTGTCATTTATGAAGGTAAAATTATGGGCATCCTGGATAGAGACCAGGCAACCAGAGAAAAGGTCGGATTATTGATGGCCGGAATTCGAGAAGAAGATCATCAGGATGTGCCTTTATAA
- a CDS encoding FAD binding domain-containing protein, producing MKLWQELRQPTTITEAIEVLTTAPQPAMPIAGGSDLLLDIRQGRLAPVHTLVDLKSVPEMNVIEQRGQELFIGASISITNIIQNELTLKNARALVEACNLIAGPQVRNTATLGGNVAHALPAADGTIAMLALNAHAEVASKAGLRRMLFQDLFLGPGNSAIDKTCELITGFYLMLANRGQASCFKRIMRPQGVALPILNCAVWVCRDVDTVIDVRISVGPGGPVPFRATEAEAILKGRPLDQDQINKALEKLLSQANFRTSPLRATASYRQHLIKTLFKDTLTEAWIRAA from the coding sequence ATGAAACTTTGGCAAGAATTAAGACAACCCACAACAATAACTGAAGCAATTGAAGTTCTGACCACTGCCCCTCAACCAGCGATGCCGATCGCCGGAGGCTCTGATTTATTGCTTGATATTCGGCAGGGCCGCCTTGCGCCAGTACACACCCTGGTTGACCTAAAAAGCGTCCCAGAGATGAATGTTATCGAGCAGCGAGGTCAGGAGCTTTTCATTGGCGCCTCGATCTCGATTACAAACATCATACAAAATGAATTGACTCTGAAAAATGCCCGGGCGTTGGTTGAAGCCTGCAACCTGATAGCTGGCCCACAGGTAAGAAATACTGCCACTCTTGGCGGTAATGTAGCGCATGCACTCCCTGCTGCCGATGGAACCATTGCCATGCTGGCGCTGAACGCTCACGCAGAGGTAGCCAGTAAAGCTGGCTTACGTCGGATGCTATTCCAGGATTTGTTCCTCGGACCGGGAAATTCGGCGATTGATAAAACATGTGAGCTGATCACCGGATTTTATTTGATGCTGGCAAACCGTGGACAGGCTTCCTGCTTCAAGCGGATCATGCGCCCACAGGGCGTTGCACTACCTATTTTGAATTGTGCGGTGTGGGTTTGTCGAGACGTTGATACAGTTATTGATGTTCGGATATCTGTCGGTCCGGGAGGCCCCGTGCCTTTTCGCGCCACAGAAGCGGAAGCCATACTTAAAGGCCGTCCATTAGATCAAGATCAGATCAACAAAGCTTTGGAAAAGCTATTGTCCCAGGCAAATTTCAGGACGAGCCCTTTACGGGCTACAGCATCTTACAGACAGCATCTCATTAAAACGCTTTTCAAAGATACATTAACTGAAGCCTGGATCCGCGCTGCTTGA
- a CDS encoding molybdopterin-dependent oxidoreductase, which yields MRKEITLTVNNKEYTLPVKPGEMLATLLRQRLRLTGTKIGCDEAECGACTVLVDGEPMMSCIYPAERADGKTILTIEGLAEQVYEVIKLHPLQEAFVQHGAVQCGFCIPGQIMTAYALLKRNPNPTSDEIRYALKDTLCRCAGYPSIENAILAAAHTLRTGEPLPAPKVPDSIHSHAVVGLTHIRPDAIEKVTGKAIFTDDLVFDDMLYACAKRALVPHAILKSLDISKAQKLEGVAAVLTAEDIPGEHTHGLVIFDWPAIVGIGERIRYVGDTIAIVAAETPEIVEQAVDLIEAEFELLPVISNPVQALQDDQPQLHENGNLLKHIKVRKGNMDAGFENADVIIEHTYHTQIADHAFMEPECSIAVPRPDGRMEIYVGSQIPYQDRSQVARVLGWDENRVRIVGQKVGGGFGGKEDIAGQIHSALLANETQRPVKLLFNRHESLMVHPKRHATQIRIKLGAKSDGRIIAILTELFGDTGAYASLGEKVMTRATTHSAGPYDVENVRADCYAMYTNNPPAGAFRGFGVTQSAFAVESTIDMLAEKLNIDPVELRRMNALHVGSITNTGQVLTESVGLVECIDRVEKEMLTRNAKPFEPVVDPDNPHLVRSWGFAVAYKNTGLGGGAPDISNADIEMFEDGTFEIRSSAAELGQGLVTVMQLVVSEELGVPPQQVRVLVMDTDLTPNGGPTTASRQTYLTGNASRYAAIALRNSISAYLAEQFDIDPGLIQFKDGFVHLRSKKISFGEIASEMKRMGQMPRALYEYEAPKTQPLGTGGDMHFAYSFAAQAAEVEVNTLTGEVKVLNVITANDVGMAVNPLGLQGQVEGGVMMGLGYCLTEEFIVKDGYVVTDYLARYRMPGIMLTPKITAIIVEHPAAEGPYGAKGVGEICSIPTAPAITNAIYNAVGVRFDRIPVDQEVIAKALWQLD from the coding sequence ATGAGAAAAGAAATAACCCTTACCGTTAATAATAAAGAATACACCTTACCGGTGAAACCTGGTGAAATGCTGGCGACACTTTTACGACAGCGCTTGCGCTTAACTGGAACGAAGATTGGCTGCGATGAAGCAGAATGTGGCGCATGCACAGTGCTGGTGGATGGCGAACCGATGATGTCTTGTATCTATCCCGCAGAACGGGCTGACGGCAAAACCATTCTCACGATTGAAGGTCTGGCTGAGCAGGTTTATGAGGTGATTAAGCTCCACCCCCTTCAAGAGGCCTTCGTGCAACACGGCGCTGTTCAATGTGGGTTTTGCATCCCCGGCCAAATTATGACCGCTTACGCCCTGTTAAAGCGCAATCCGAACCCAACCAGTGATGAAATCCGTTATGCACTCAAAGACACCTTATGTCGATGTGCTGGCTATCCATCGATTGAAAATGCAATCCTTGCAGCAGCACATACATTGCGTACCGGGGAGCCACTGCCTGCACCAAAAGTGCCCGATTCAATCCATTCTCACGCGGTAGTCGGTCTCACCCATATACGACCAGACGCTATTGAAAAGGTCACAGGAAAAGCTATCTTTACTGACGATCTGGTGTTCGATGATATGTTGTATGCCTGTGCAAAACGCGCACTGGTCCCCCACGCGATCTTAAAAAGTTTGGACATTTCAAAAGCCCAAAAATTGGAAGGTGTTGCGGCTGTTTTGACAGCAGAGGACATTCCCGGTGAACACACCCATGGTCTTGTGATCTTCGATTGGCCAGCAATTGTTGGTATTGGTGAACGCATCCGCTATGTTGGCGATACTATCGCAATTGTGGCTGCTGAAACGCCAGAAATTGTAGAACAGGCAGTCGATTTGATCGAAGCCGAATTTGAACTTCTGCCTGTCATCAGCAATCCCGTGCAGGCTTTGCAGGATGATCAACCTCAGCTCCACGAAAACGGGAATCTACTCAAACATATTAAAGTGCGCAAAGGCAATATGGATGCAGGATTCGAGAACGCTGACGTGATCATTGAGCATACTTATCATACACAAATCGCGGACCATGCCTTCATGGAGCCGGAGTGCAGTATTGCTGTTCCCAGGCCAGATGGTCGTATGGAGATTTACGTTGGCTCGCAAATTCCCTACCAGGATCGTAGCCAGGTTGCCCGTGTTTTGGGTTGGGACGAAAACCGTGTGAGAATTGTTGGTCAGAAAGTTGGCGGAGGTTTTGGCGGGAAGGAAGACATTGCCGGCCAAATCCATAGCGCACTATTAGCCAATGAAACCCAACGCCCGGTTAAATTGCTATTTAACCGGCATGAAAGCTTGATGGTGCACCCCAAACGACATGCTACTCAAATTCGAATTAAACTTGGCGCAAAAAGCGATGGACGTATCATTGCAATACTGACGGAGCTCTTTGGTGATACAGGTGCGTATGCCTCTCTGGGAGAAAAGGTGATGACCCGTGCCACAACCCACTCTGCAGGGCCTTACGACGTGGAGAACGTGCGCGCTGATTGTTACGCGATGTATACCAATAACCCACCTGCGGGCGCTTTTCGTGGTTTTGGGGTTACCCAGTCCGCCTTTGCCGTTGAAAGTACCATCGACATGCTGGCGGAGAAACTGAATATTGACCCGGTTGAACTGCGTCGGATGAATGCTTTGCATGTTGGTAGCATCACCAACACAGGTCAGGTGCTTACCGAGTCGGTCGGCCTGGTTGAGTGCATTGATCGTGTTGAGAAAGAGATGTTAACGCGCAATGCAAAGCCTTTTGAACCGGTTGTTGATCCTGATAATCCGCATTTGGTCAGATCATGGGGTTTTGCAGTGGCCTATAAAAACACCGGTTTGGGAGGCGGCGCGCCTGACATTTCTAATGCTGATATCGAGATGTTTGAGGATGGCACCTTCGAAATTCGTAGCTCTGCTGCAGAGTTGGGGCAGGGTTTGGTAACTGTAATGCAACTGGTTGTCTCAGAGGAACTGGGTGTACCGCCTCAGCAGGTGCGCGTCCTGGTGATGGATACAGACCTGACACCTAACGGCGGTCCGACAACAGCGTCCCGCCAGACCTATCTTACCGGGAACGCATCGCGTTATGCAGCCATCGCATTGCGCAATTCCATTTCAGCTTATTTGGCTGAACAATTTGATATTGACCCAGGTCTCATTCAATTTAAAGATGGTTTTGTTCATTTGCGCAGCAAAAAGATTTCCTTTGGTGAAATTGCCAGCGAAATGAAGCGTATGGGACAAATGCCCCGTGCTCTTTATGAATATGAAGCGCCAAAAACGCAGCCCCTGGGTACTGGCGGAGATATGCATTTTGCCTATTCTTTTGCTGCTCAAGCTGCAGAAGTTGAAGTCAATACACTTACCGGTGAAGTGAAAGTGTTGAATGTAATCACTGCAAATGATGTTGGCATGGCAGTCAATCCACTTGGATTGCAAGGTCAGGTTGAGGGGGGCGTTATGATGGGTCTGGGTTACTGCCTGACAGAAGAATTTATAGTCAAGGATGGCTATGTCGTCACAGACTACCTTGCACGCTATCGTATGCCAGGAATTATGCTCACACCGAAAATAACTGCTATTATTGTAGAGCACCCAGCAGCAGAAGGACCCTATGGTGCCAAGGGTGTTGGGGAAATATGCAGCATTCCCACCGCTCCAGCTATTACAAACGCCATATACAATGCTGTTGGTGTGCGCTTCGACCGAATTCCAGTTGACCAGGAGGTCATCGCAAAGGCTCTATGGCAGCTTGATTGA
- a CDS encoding DUF1893 domain-containing protein — translation MSLNELSLLVQVDGNVVFQSTGKWLYPLFDLEEYLTSHPIDLTKAKLFDKVVGKASALLMARLGVSCVHGAIMSKLAMEVLKHHNVTYSYDEVVERISCQTELLLATIDDLDEAYQILCKRAQRC, via the coding sequence ATGTCTTTGAATGAGTTATCTTTATTGGTTCAAGTTGATGGGAATGTTGTCTTTCAAAGCACTGGTAAATGGTTATATCCATTATTTGATCTGGAAGAATACCTGACCAGTCACCCCATCGATCTAACCAAAGCCAAACTTTTTGATAAAGTAGTTGGTAAAGCCTCAGCACTGTTGATGGCCCGCTTGGGTGTGAGTTGTGTGCATGGCGCAATCATGAGCAAGCTGGCCATGGAGGTTCTAAAGCATCATAACGTAACCTATTCGTATGACGAGGTTGTGGAGCGAATCAGTTGCCAGACAGAATTATTGCTGGCAACCATCGACGATCTGGATGAGGCTTATCAAATTCTGTGTAAACGAGCTCAGCGCTGCTAA
- a CDS encoding ABC transporter ATP-binding protein, with the protein MTALIQIEDLHYRPDATDQAAPEILRGIDLSIEAGSLVAIIGENGSGKTTLLKHVNGLLVPTKGRVVIDGLDTRQNENLPRLRTIVGMVYQNPADQIVASTVAEDIAFGLENINLPSAEIQKRVEEQLRTVGMFEAAERPPHLLSGGQIQKVALAGVLARQPRVILFDEPTSMLDSLARQTFLQTVRKLRQNGMTIVYITHHMEETISADQIVAMHFGRIILSGTPTEVFAQREKLREAGLEIPGVTRIADEFHALGWKIPVPVLETQILKNALPFYYGKNSATQPLKKTYGIESSRSLIEFQNVHYTYLSGSPLAQQALNGVDLTISEASVHGLAGANGSGKSTLLQHINGILRPDLGHVRVGNFLLDDPRTALRDVVQRAGLVFQNPETQFFETFVGDEIAYGPKQFAMQDIKERVRHAMEMVGLGFDAFKDRRLETLSGGERRKVALASTLVLDQDILLFDEPTAGMDPRARAELMALFRALQKKRKTLIIASHRLEEIAEIADELSIMQSGKVTHTGSCSQVITNAVALSNASLSPPLAVDIARTLIAQQWPIDIEKSYTPGLLMSSIKDCLHE; encoded by the coding sequence GTGACTGCTTTAATCCAAATTGAAGATCTCCACTATCGCCCAGACGCTACCGACCAGGCCGCCCCCGAAATTCTGCGTGGCATTGACCTCAGCATCGAGGCAGGCTCGCTTGTGGCCATCATCGGAGAAAATGGATCTGGAAAAACAACCCTCCTCAAACACGTCAATGGTTTATTAGTTCCTACAAAAGGTCGAGTCGTTATCGACGGGCTGGATACCCGACAAAATGAAAACCTTCCCAGGCTGCGAACGATCGTGGGCATGGTATATCAAAACCCGGCGGATCAGATTGTTGCTTCAACGGTTGCGGAAGACATCGCCTTTGGATTGGAAAATATCAATCTACCCTCTGCAGAGATACAAAAACGGGTGGAAGAACAACTTCGGACGGTTGGAATGTTTGAAGCAGCAGAGCGACCTCCCCACCTTCTTTCCGGGGGTCAAATACAAAAAGTAGCGCTGGCAGGTGTGCTTGCGCGGCAGCCCCGCGTCATTCTGTTTGACGAACCGACATCGATGCTTGATTCACTGGCACGGCAAACCTTTCTGCAGACTGTGCGCAAATTACGACAGAATGGGATGACAATTGTCTACATCACGCATCACATGGAAGAGACAATTTCTGCTGATCAGATTGTCGCAATGCATTTCGGACGCATCATTTTATCTGGAACGCCGACAGAGGTATTCGCTCAGAGAGAAAAACTACGCGAAGCAGGCCTTGAAATACCAGGAGTTACCCGGATTGCTGATGAATTTCACGCTTTGGGATGGAAAATCCCTGTGCCCGTCCTTGAGACTCAGATTCTGAAAAATGCGCTCCCTTTTTATTATGGAAAAAACTCTGCAACACAACCTCTAAAAAAAACGTATGGCATTGAGTCATCCCGCTCACTGATTGAGTTTCAGAATGTTCACTATACCTACCTATCAGGCTCACCTCTGGCTCAACAAGCCCTCAATGGTGTCGATCTCACGATCTCTGAAGCCAGTGTCCATGGTCTTGCAGGTGCTAACGGGTCTGGAAAGTCAACACTCTTACAGCACATCAATGGGATTTTAAGACCCGATTTGGGACATGTTCGTGTGGGAAACTTCCTTCTCGATGATCCTCGGACAGCCTTGCGAGACGTTGTTCAACGTGCTGGACTGGTCTTCCAAAATCCTGAGACCCAATTCTTTGAAACTTTTGTTGGGGATGAAATTGCATATGGCCCCAAGCAATTTGCCATGCAGGATATAAAAGAGCGTGTCCGACATGCTATGGAAATGGTTGGTTTGGGTTTTGATGCATTTAAAGATCGACGTTTAGAAACTTTGAGCGGTGGCGAGAGGAGAAAAGTAGCCCTGGCTTCCACCTTGGTACTTGACCAGGATATTTTATTGTTTGATGAGCCCACGGCTGGTATGGACCCCCGAGCCCGGGCTGAGTTAATGGCTTTATTTAGAGCATTGCAGAAAAAAAGAAAAACCCTCATCATTGCCAGCCATAGATTGGAAGAAATTGCTGAAATAGCTGATGAGTTGTCAATCATGCAATCGGGCAAGGTCACCCATACAGGTTCCTGCAGCCAGGTGATAACAAATGCAGTTGCCTTATCAAACGCATCGCTCTCACCACCTTTAGCGGTCGATATAGCCAGGACATTAATCGCACAGCAATGGCCAATTGATATCGAGAAAAGTTATACGCCTGGGCTTTTAATGTCCTCTATCAAGGATTGTCTCCATGAATAG